From the SAR202 cluster bacterium genome, the window CACCACGCTGAAGAGGCCGCCGAGAAGAGGGGCGAACATGCAGACCTGTCCGAGATTCACCTCCAGGTCTTTGATGGCGACGGCTTCCTGGCTTTGCTCCCTCTCGGATCGGTCGGCATAGATCCCATTACCAAGCACCCCACGAACGTAGTTACGGCTGCTGAATACGAGGAGCACCACGGCGAATACGCCGGCAAAAAGGTCGGCCGTCTTGCGCCGTTTTTCCGCAGCGCCAATACCGACATCAACACCACCCTCGCCATCGCGATCATAGCGATGTTCATGGTCCACTTCTGGGGCTTCCGGATCCTTGGCCCGCTCAACCATGCGGGCAAGTACATCAATTTGAAGGGCGGCCCGATAATGCTGTTCGTGGGCCTTCTTGAGATAATCGGGGAGACCTCACGCATAATAAGCTTCACTTTCCGGTTGTTCGGGAACATTTTCGCCGGCGAGGTGCTGCTGATCGCAATGGCGTTCCTGATCCCGCTCGTGGGTATCCTGCCGTTCCTGGGCCTGGAACTGTTCGTCGGCCTGGTGCAGGGCTTCGTGTTCGCAATGCTTACCCTGGTGTTCGCCACCGGAGCGACGATTGCCCACGGCGCCCACGGCGATGATCACGGCCACGGGGAAGTGAAGGCCACGGAAGGGCGCCACTAGTTTCGGTCACCAAAATAGGGTCCGTTGATTCAACCACGACCTTGATGGAAGGAGTCTTTGATGAATATTACGGGTGAACTCGCATCGTTAGCTGCTGCTATCGCCATAGGTATTGGCGGCATTGGGCCTGCTCTGGCAATCGGTATCCTCGCCGGCAGGGCCATGGATGCCATTGGCAGGAATCCTGAGGCTGCCGGTCCCATCCAGCAGAACATGATTCTCGCGCTCGCG encodes:
- the atpB gene encoding F0F1 ATP synthase subunit A, which codes for MKLLANPKVIVLLLAIMIMGLLGVAGGALGAQFGAGFIGAPLSHIQLAAEPAWPKAIAGFKITNTMVATWVTILLLTVLALLARSKVKEVPGRLQGFFEVLFEFFLNLADNVTGHDKGRVRRFFPLVMTIFLFVAVSNWLGILPGYGSIGWFEPADDVIHHAEEAAEKRGEHADLSEIHLQVFDGDGFLALLPLGSVGIDPITKHPTNVVTAAEYEEHHGEYAGKKVGRLAPFFRSANTDINTTLAIAIIAMFMVHFWGFRILGPLNHAGKYINLKGGPIMLFVGLLEIIGETSRIISFTFRLFGNIFAGEVLLIAMAFLIPLVGILPFLGLELFVGLVQGFVFAMLTLVFATGATIAHGAHGDDHGHGEVKATEGRH
- the atpE gene encoding ATP synthase F0 subunit C — translated: MNITGELASLAAAIAIGIGGIGPALAIGILAGRAMDAIGRNPEAAGPIQQNMILALAFAEAIAIYALVVAIIIIFV